The Methanolobus sp. WCC4 genome includes the window AGCAACAGGATTCGGTACATCTGTTATTATGTGCCCTGCAGAGGCAGGTATTGAGAAGTTCGTAGGTCCTGATGAGACCCCTGACGGAAGACCTGGTGTATATGTCCAGTTCTGTACTTTCGGATACGAGTCACTTGAACACCAGTTACTTGAGCGCCTTGGCCAGTGTGTACTTACAGCACCAACAACAGCTGTCTTCAACGGTATGCCTGAAGCTGAGAAGCAGTTCAACGTAGGTTTCAAACTCAAGTTCTTCGGTGACGGAATGGAATCCGAGACCGAGGTCGGCGGTCGCAAGATGTACAGCATCCCTATCATGGAAGGCGACTTCCTCGTAGAAGAGAACATCGGCGCTGTAGCAGGTATCGCTGGCGGTAACTTCTTTATCTTCGGTGACAGCCAGATGACAGCACTTACAGCAGCAGAGGTTGCAGTAGACGCTATCAAGGACCTTGAAGGTACCATCACCCCATTCCCAGGCGGAATAGTTGCAAGTGGTTCCAAGGCTGGTTTTAACAACTACAAGTTCATGAAGGCAACCGCGAACGAGAAGTTCTGCCCATCCATCAGGGACAAGGTAGAAGGTACCGAGATCCCAGAAGGTGTAAAGGCAGTTTACGAGCTTGTCATTAACGGTGTCGACGAGGATGCAATCCAGAAAGCAATGAAAGCAGGTATCGAAGCAGCTATCGCAGTTCCTGGTGTCTCAAAGATCACCGCAGGAAACTACGGCGGCAAACTCGGTAAGTACCAGTTCCACCTGAAAGACCTCATTTAAGGGTCTTTCTTTTTTCATCTTTTTTTGTTTTTGAATTACTTTTATCCACGTATCTTTTCGGATTACTTCTGTTCGTACAGTTATGAGAATCTGGACGGAATCTCTTCTGCAAACGCTTTCTGGAATCTCAATTTCTTCTGCTGATGGTCTTCCTGATCTTCGATCAAAAGATTACCATATGTAGGAGCAAAAGTGTATCCACTTTCATCATCCCCTCTGGTAACAAAAAGATAGGTCTCTCCCGGCTGGAGCAATTCATCATCCTCCGCAAGTGTCAGATACTTCCAGACGAAAACATACTCATAGCCGCCGAACTGTTTTACGATGACATTCCCGGTAGCATTGCCTTTTATCGTTTCTATAACCTCTACACTGAAACGAGTTTGCAGATATGGTTCGGTTGACGTACCATCCTGTTCTATCACCTTACCAATGAATATATCACTGGATGAACCAACCAGTTCTCTATCATCAGAAACATTGATCACGTAATCTATATGGGCAATCCCCTGTTGGTTGTCAAAGTAGTTTACCTGAACCAGGCAGGCAGTTGCTCCCAGAAGTCCTGCAACGATTAGGAAGGCTAGAAGAATATTGGATTTGTTGGCCATGTATGTTTCTCAAGTGATGTATCTAATTACTCAATGGCAATGCCTAGTTCCAGAGGTTCCTCAGGATATGGATTCAACCTGATTATCAAAAACTCCCAGCTTAGATCATTGGGATTCTTTCCTGTGACCTCTGTTTTCGTTATATTGTTGTCTAAAGTTATTTCATACAAATAAGTGTCTTTTTTCAGACTGACTGAGATTGGTTTCAGTCTTTCATCCGGAGCTATATCGTATGATTTGTTAAATCTGGAGCTATTGTTCAGGTCGAGTATTTCTACCGTTACTGTGTGGTTTACAGTATCGTAGTTGCGTATGAGAAAACGCAGAGTACCGTTTTCATCTTTTGTAGTATTAGTTTTATCAGAAAATGAGAGCAAAGCAAAGAAGAGAGCTGACATTAATACACAGATAGCTAAAAATATACTGAGATATGTCCTTTTCTCCATATTATTTTCACCTGTTTCAGTGACTTTCTCTTATTATCTCAAATCAATATTATCAGAAAGACCTCCAAGCAACTCCCACTTTATTTCCCCAGAGGTAGGATGTGGATATGGAAGCTCTCTCCTCAATTTAACTTCGACATCATATGCATACGTCTTTCCAGATTCCATATCAATTGTACATTCATAGTGATTGGAACCTAAGTACTCTAAGACCACTTGTTCCTCAAATATCAATTCCGTATCTTCATCTGAGTATGAACCATCAGCAGGTGTGGAAGCACTTACCTGAACAAAGACCGGAAGGTTATCGATCATATCTCCTGTATTGTTGTTATAAAGGTAAGCATCCTTGTTTTGATAGTTCAGGTTCATTGAAATCGTTACTCTTGAATATGTTTCGTTCAGTGGAACAATGCTTTCTTCGAGATTCTCAACGTAAACGTTGTTGTCTGGAAGACCGTGGCTAAATGGGTAGTACCATGCAATAATTAGAATAAATGTTATTACAAGAAGTACAACCAGTCCTGCAATGCCCTTCTTCAACCAGGAGAGATTGAAGTAAAAGGCAATTACAGTTGCTACGATGAGAATAACAAAGAAGATGAAAATTTGCTGGAAAATTGTGAATTCTATGTTTTCAGAACGGTTATCTGAGAATGAATTGTCCTCAATGGTATTTTTGTCTCCTGGAAATAAATGATAAATGCCATATTCTTCATTTGAATTGAATGCATTGTTTTTGATAATATTATTGTCAGAATTCTCAATTGATATCCCATGAAAATTATTTGACAGAGTATTTCCATCTAAAACGTTATTTGCAGAAGTAGATGATATCAGGGTGATGCCAGAATCCCTGTTTTCTGCAAGAACATTGCTCTTTAAGGTATTCGAACCTGAATCCCACAAGAGAGATCCCTGATCCTTATTATTGCTGACGTTATTACCAGTAATTGAATTCTTGTCAGATGAAGTAAGGCTTAAACCAATGCTATTGAGGAACAGTTGATTGTTTGTAATCTCATTAGTATTTGATTTTCTAAGTGCAAGTCCATAAAACTGGTTGTTGTTAATCTCATTGCCAGTAATAATATTTTCATCAGAGATGTCTAAGTAAAGACCACGCTTATTACTTTGAATAATATTATTTTCCAGGGTGTTCAGCCCAGAGTCAAGAAGATATATCCCATGCTCAGTATTTGAGAGCATAGTATTATTCTGAATCTCATTTCCTGAAGAGGACTCGATATAAAGACCATTCTGAGTCTTAGAGATTATGTTGTTACTTACAAGAGAGTTCTTTACATTCCCGATGGCTATACCTGCAACAACAGGATTGTCACTATCTCCTTCAATCGTCAGACCACTTACCTTAACATTATCTGCTGTAATGTGAATGATCGGAGCAGACGAGTTATTAGAAGTAATAACAACATCTTTAGGGTCAGGAGAAAAGGAGCTTATGCTTAAAGGTTTGTCTACAACGAGAGTTTCAGAATAAGTTCCACTGTAGATGACTATAGAATCATTCTTTTGAGCCTGATCTATGGCATCCTGAATAGAGGTAAAAGAAGCGTTTATGCTATCATTGTTGCTGAATGTTATTGTAGTTGCAGAGGCACAACTAATAGTGAGAAGCAATAAAAATATGACTGTGATTATTTTCAGACCCACGATTTTTGTCCTTTAAGTTCAGATAGTGGCAAAAGTTCTTTACTTCATATTGATTTTTATTAGTTCTCTATAAATCTTTTGTGGTTCCTGCATCAATTTAAACTAAATTGTTAATTCCAGTTGCAAAAAAGCTCCTGTCCTACAATCTGAGCTGGAAGTTGTGACCACAATTAATAAATAAATTGTTTGTAATTATTAAATAATTTTAACTATTGGGTAAAATACTGATAGATAGCCAATTGTATGCAGAACAGGATAACAGGAAAAGCTACATGAAAACAAGAGCTGAAACAATATTTGGGATTGCTGGTGGTTTTTTTGGCAGCCTCATAGCCGCCTTCATTTTTTATGCAACGCTGGTTAATATCTGGCCAGGAGGAGCGCACACGATGTATGCCACTTCCAGTGTTTTCGGATATTCTGACCCTTTCGTGATAATGCTGGGTATTGGCACAATAACACTAATATTGGGTTTAATGGGAATTGCCGGTGGAATTCTTGCTAAAACTGATAGGAAAAAGGGTGGAAAATTAATGCTGACAGCCGGCATACTTGGATTTCTCTTATTTTTCTGGACGTGGATCCTCCCTGGAATACTGCTTACAACCGGTGGGATCATGGCAATACGAGCTAGTGAGTAAACTATGCTAAAAATATCTTAACTTTTTATGAAGGAAAAAAGATGAAACAAAATACCAATCTAAAGACCATTGCAGGAATATTTGTATTTTTAGCTGTGTTCCTACTGGCCATCTTCTTTTCAGTGATATATCTTTCAGGACCAGGTCTCTATGTATATGCAGAACAAATCTCAGAGGAACCGGACAATTTTATGGAACTTAGCCGATCTGAACTGGAAAACTATCCATATATACAGAAAGCGGTGTCCTCTCCTGGAACAGAGATCAAAGTCCCTTATAAGGATGTAGAAGTTATGAAAAACATTGATGAATTTGGTGAGCTTCTTCAGAACAATGAAACCTATTTCCTGAAAGTTGGAGATGGCTACTATAATATTCACGTTGAGTGGGCAGACTGAAATGATGGAGTTAAGGGGTTTTAGAGTGAGCATGAAAATCAGTAAGAATAAATTGTTGCTATTGGTCGTAATATTAGTTATTGCATGCGTAGCTTTGGTGTTCACAGTAACTTCGTACTCTGGAAACACTAAGTACGAGCATCCTGAAGGATATATTCAAAACATTGATCCGGCATCTTACGAAGAAAGTAGCATTGACATTCCATCAATAATAACAAAATATGAACTGATCACAATAGATGCTGTAGAGTTCAAACAAACTGCAGATACAGGAACAATGGAACTCAATCTTGCAGGAACCGGTTTCGTTTTAGAAATGGAACCCGGTATCTGGGTAAATGAAGGGGTCAAAGGATTATTTGATGATGAAAATGGAACCACCCTTGAAAGGGAAATGGAAGCTATCTATCAATACAATGGAATGGTCAGGGACAAACCAGAAACAAGTAAAGTCCTTTTTACTATGGACGATCAAACTGTTCTGGGAACCATCGATTCAAACAATGAACGATATGTGATAGAGCAAATTGGATGGGTAATGGACAACAATACTAAAAGAACAGTATACATTGCTTACAAAGAATCAGATATTAAATATACGATCAGTTCATACCCTTCCGGAAAAGAATTCCCCCTGGAATTTTTGGTCTCCAATGGTGACGAATATCCACATACGATCTCGGTTGAATTATTTGATTCAGCAGGAACCCTACTATACACGAATATATACACATTGGAGCCTCATGAATATGTACACCCTCCAGAGATGGAAAACACTGATGAAAATTACATATTCAAAGTAACCTTAGATAATAATGTCAGCGGCACGTATAATTTCACACCTGATACATATGACTATTCTGCAGCTGATATATACATAACTAATGACTCTGATACCGGAAAAGCATACATAAGCTTTGGTATGATGGTGTCATAAATCTCTACAATAGTTGAAAATCATGACAGCACTACACGATTACCTCAGACCGACACCAATCATCGACTTCGACCATCCTGCCGTCATGAAAAAAGCAAAGGAACTCGCAGGGAACAACCAGAACCAGACAGAGATAGCCAGACTCTGCTTCGAGTTCGTCAGGGATGAGATCAAACACAGCCATGACCACCGGATGAACCCTGTCACCCTGAAAGCATCCGAGGTATTGGAACATGTAACAGGCTATTGCTATGCTAAAAGTCATCTCCTTGCAGCACTTCTCAGAGCTAGCTCAATTCCGGCAGGTATCTGCTACCAGCGTCTGAGCAGGGATGACAATGCAGAAGGCGGACCATTCTGTTTGCACGCCCTGAATGCTGTTCATCTGGAAGGGATTGGATGGTACCGGATGGATGCCAGAGGGAATAAGGAAGGTGTTAATGCTCAGTTCAACCCACCTCATGAGCAGCTTGCATATGAGATAAGGATCGAAGGAGAGGCAGACCTTCCTGAGATATGGGCGGACTCACTTCCGGTTGTTGTGGAAGTTCTGAGAAAGTACAGGAGCTACGATGAGGTTTACGCGAACCTGCCGGATGTTCCCTTGATAACTGAAAAGTGAGAGGATTGGAAGCGAAACAAGGGAGGGAGATTGCATGCGTCCAAAAGAACTTATAGAAAAATGGGTTGAATCCTTTAACAATGCAGACTCAGACGGACTTGCTGATATGTACAGTGAGGACGCTGTCAACTATCAGGTTCCTGAGGAACCGGTGGAAGGTAAAGAAGCTATCAGGAAGATGTTCGAGGAAGAGTTTGCCAGAGCTGAGATGGTCTGCATAGTTGAGAATATCTTTGAGGATGGTGAGTGGGCGATTCTGGAGTGGAAAGACCCCCTGGGATTGCGTGGTTGTGGATTTTTCCATATTGTGAAGGATAAGATAATCTTCCAGAGAGGTTACTGGGATAAGCTCTCATTTTTGAGACAACACGGTCTTCAGGTTCCTGATGTTTAGAAAGAATGTTTCCATAGGCTTATATTTCCGCCCTTTAAAACATTCTATATTAGCATATCAGGGAGTGGAAATATGGCTAAAGAACTGTACAAACTACCGGCTTTAAAATATGGCTTTTCAGACCTGGAGCCTTACATCTCAAAAGAACAGCTGCAGATACACTATGAGAAACACCATCAGGGTTATGTGAACAATGTGAACTCTCTCCTGCAGATGATGGACAAGGCAAGAGAAGAGGGAACCGACTTCGACTACAAGACAACCGCAAAGGCCCTGTCCTTTAATCTGGGAGGACACGTGCTTCACAATTATTTCTGGTGGGAAATGACAAC containing:
- the fhcD gene encoding formylmethanofuran--tetrahydromethanopterin N-formyltransferase; the protein is MEINGVEIEDTFAEAFPIKISRVLITAATKRWAEIAALEATGFGTSVIMCPAEAGIEKFVGPDETPDGRPGVYVQFCTFGYESLEHQLLERLGQCVLTAPTTAVFNGMPEAEKQFNVGFKLKFFGDGMESETEVGGRKMYSIPIMEGDFLVEENIGAVAGIAGGNFFIFGDSQMTALTAAEVAVDAIKDLEGTITPFPGGIVASGSKAGFNNYKFMKATANEKFCPSIRDKVEGTEIPEGVKAVYELVINGVDEDAIQKAMKAGIEAAIAVPGVSKITAGNYGGKLGKYQFHLKDLI
- a CDS encoding nuclear transport factor 2 family protein — protein: MRPKELIEKWVESFNNADSDGLADMYSEDAVNYQVPEEPVEGKEAIRKMFEEEFARAEMVCIVENIFEDGEWAILEWKDPLGLRGCGFFHIVKDKIIFQRGYWDKLSFLRQHGLQVPDV
- a CDS encoding DUF4064 domain-containing protein, with product MGKILIDSQLYAEQDNRKSYMKTRAETIFGIAGGFFGSLIAAFIFYATLVNIWPGGAHTMYATSSVFGYSDPFVIMLGIGTITLILGLMGIAGGILAKTDRKKGGKLMLTAGILGFLLFFWTWILPGILLTTGGIMAIRASE
- a CDS encoding transglutaminase family protein — translated: MTALHDYLRPTPIIDFDHPAVMKKAKELAGNNQNQTEIARLCFEFVRDEIKHSHDHRMNPVTLKASEVLEHVTGYCYAKSHLLAALLRASSIPAGICYQRLSRDDNAEGGPFCLHALNAVHLEGIGWYRMDARGNKEGVNAQFNPPHEQLAYEIRIEGEADLPEIWADSLPVVVEVLRKYRSYDEVYANLPDVPLITEK
- a CDS encoding right-handed parallel beta-helix repeat-containing protein, with translation MGLKIITVIFLLLLTISCASATTITFSNNDSINASFTSIQDAIDQAQKNDSIVIYSGTYSETLVVDKPLSISSFSPDPKDVVITSNNSSAPIIHITADNVKVSGLTIEGDSDNPVVAGIAIGNVKNSLVSNNIISKTQNGLYIESSSGNEIQNNTMLSNTEHGIYLLDSGLNTLENNIIQSNKRGLYLDISDENIITGNEINNNQFYGLALRKSNTNEITNNQLFLNSIGLSLTSSDKNSITGNNVSNNKDQGSLLWDSGSNTLKSNVLAENRDSGITLISSTSANNVLDGNTLSNNFHGISIENSDNNIIKNNAFNSNEEYGIYHLFPGDKNTIEDNSFSDNRSENIEFTIFQQIFIFFVILIVATVIAFYFNLSWLKKGIAGLVVLLVITFILIIAWYYPFSHGLPDNNVYVENLEESIVPLNETYSRVTISMNLNYQNKDAYLYNNNTGDMIDNLPVFVQVSASTPADGSYSDEDTELIFEEQVVLEYLGSNHYECTIDMESGKTYAYDVEVKLRRELPYPHPTSGEIKWELLGGLSDNIDLR